The Planctomicrobium piriforme genome contains the following window.
GACCACGGTGAAACCTTGGGAAGGCTTCCATTCGCTTGGATCACCTCACGCCAGAATCTCTTTCACGACCGAACCGTACACATCCGTCAATCGGAAATCGCGGCCGGCGTGGCGGTGGGTTAAGCGCTCGTGATCCAGTCCCAGCAGATGCAGCATCGTGGCATGCAGATCGTGCAGGTGAACCTTGCCTGCAATCGGTCGAAAGCCGAAGTCGTCTGTTTCTCCGTACGTGAAGCCTGCTTTGACGCCGCCGCCTGCCATCCAGGTGCAGAAGCTTTCCGGCTGATGTTCCCGGCCATGCTTTTCGATGGGGGCGGTGCCTGAGAGATCCTGGCTCCACGGTGTGCGTCCGAATTCTCCGCTCCAGACCACCAGCGTTTCGTCCAGCAGTCCTCTGGCTTTGAGATCCTTGATCAGTCCGGCCACCGGCATGTCGGTTGCTTTGCAGCTCTTCTGCAACTCGGCGCGAATGTTTCCATGGTGGTCCCAGCCCCCCATCGTCACCTGCACGAAACGCACTCCCGCTTCACTCATGCGACGTGCCAAAAGGCACGCCTTCCCGTTGCGATCCGTGTCATTTTCGCCGATCCCGTACAGATCCTGAACCGATTTCGGCTCACTGGCGAGATCGATCAACGCTGGCGCTTCCGACTGCATCCGGAAGGCCAGTTCGAAGGAATCGATCATCCCTTCCATCTGCTGGTCGGACTCGACGCGATCGAGCAGTTGGCGATTGAGTTGTTGGACAAAGTCGAGCCGGCGACGCTGCATCTCCGGCGAACACTCCGCATCGAGCAGATACTTGATCGCG
Protein-coding sequences here:
- a CDS encoding DUF1501 domain-containing protein encodes the protein MNFHAWTRRQWLAGTGCGFGSLALQGLLQKAVLAAESPLSTRTPHLLPRAKRVIFLFMAGGPSQPDLFDPKPYIASKHGETISPPIDGHEVTVGIDKYLALAPDVPIRPRGQSGMLISDMLPGLAEVCDDICLLKAVHTDNEAHAPAVLQMHTGASIDVRPSLGSWLSYGLGTENENLPSFVTIHPTSDVRTYGAGFLPAAHQGTPVNVPGSPTDSAIKYLLDAECSPEMQRRRLDFVQQLNRQLLDRVESDQQMEGMIDSFELAFRMQSEAPALIDLASEPKSVQDLYGIGENDTDRNGKACLLARRMSEAGVRFVQVTMGGWDHHGNIRAELQKSCKATDMPVAGLIKDLKARGLLDETLVVWSGEFGRTPWSQDLSGTAPIEKHGREHQPESFCTWMAGGGVKAGFTYGETDDFGFRPIAGKVHLHDLHATMLHLLGLDHERLTHRHAGRDFRLTDVYGSVVKEILA